A stretch of Telopea speciosissima isolate NSW1024214 ecotype Mountain lineage chromosome 11, Tspe_v1, whole genome shotgun sequence DNA encodes these proteins:
- the LOC122645008 gene encoding uncharacterized protein LOC122645008 — MEEPPPAEPLPPLEEYSSKANGPIADRDPPNVPQGNSINNDETVLQYQFEHKENEMEEKQVTQASSPLLEQGTNPNEPQRRRSPLHHSVSNIEHPFIEWDILGDTGDTSLAATSTHPSASATMPYKVAPALMDTAKAIWDSYGDIGVNSALQSLQFRSAIFSLICKVVLEMNKIGYNSLDRKTVKKWQEEVVDAEKSGWEVGWLRQRVEEVTYNIAAAEILLEVKMKREAERAKLKQFDEEIQRYLTISSIFSKKAFELKEDKLKKAKELESKVRVPKILAKAVETVSLWGANSVGKGLLDIP; from the exons ATGGAAGAGCCACCGCCAGCTGAGCCGCTACCGCCCCTTGAAGAATATTCAAGTAAAGCTAATGGGCCGATAGCAGACAGAGATCCACCAAATGTTCCCCAAGGGAATTCAATCAATAACGATGAAACAGTACTACAATATCAATTTGAGCATAAGGAAAATG AAATGGAGGAAAAACAGGTCACCCAAGCCTCATCACCTCTCCTTGAACAAGGAACTAATCCAAATGAACCACAAAGACGCCGTTCGCCATTGCATCATTCAGTATCAAACATCGAACATCCCTTTATCGAATGGGATATCTTAGGTGATACTGGAGATACCTCACTTGCAGCAACATCTACTCATCCATCTGCATCTGCTACAATGCCCTACAAAGTTGCACCTGCCCTAATGGACACAGCAAAAGCTATATGGGATAGTTATGGAGACATTGGAGTCAATAGTGCCCTTCAATCACTACAGTTTCGTTCAGCCATATTTTCTCTTATCTGCAAAGTAGTCCTTGAGATGAACAAAATAGGTTATAATAGCTTGGACAGAAAGACAGTAAAGAAGTGGCAAGAAGAAGTGGTGGATGCAGAGAAGAGTGGATGGGAGGTTGGTTGGTTAAGGCAACGTGTAGAGGAAGTTACTTATAATATTGCTGCAGCTGAGATTCTTTTAGAGGTGAAGATGAAGAGAGAAGCTGAGAGAGCTAAATTGAAACAATTTGATGAAGAGATCCAAAGATACCTCACCATTTCAAGCATTTTTAGCAAGAAGGCTTTTGAGTTGAAAGAAGATAAATTGAAAAAAGCTAAAGAGCTTGAAAGTAAGGTACGTGTCCCTAAGATACTTGCTAAGGCAGTTGAGACAGTGTCCTTATGGGGGGCAAATTCTGTAGGGAAAGGTCTTCTAGATATCCCTTAA
- the LOC122645010 gene encoding uncharacterized protein LOC122645010, which produces MANFMNSLSVLILMFVLIFECMLIVPGVVSTPAPTQEIIDITNLPPQSVEVAYLESPDSEIAPDEAQPGYFEYLDNCTKQIPEECGTNIIGGLFGDVVVSKYCCINLVEMGQDCHFALVKEFGKLKVDKKEPYYKKIEYFKYFLPKTGPGVWNHCVKIVKGIDVAPSPSLF; this is translated from the coding sequence ATGGCGAATTTCATGAATAGTCTTTCTGTGTTGATACTAATGTTCGTATTAATCTTCGAGTGCATGTTAATTGTACCTGGAGTAGTTTCAACACCAGCTCCAACACAAGAAATAATAGACATTACTAATCTTCCACCTCAAAGTGTTGAagtagcttatcttgaatcaCCAGATTCAGAAATAGCTCCTGATGAGGCTCAACCAGGGTATTTTGAATACCTAGATAATTGCACAAAACAGATACCTGAAGAATGTGGTACAAATATAattggtgggttgtttggagatGTTGTTGTTAGTAAATATTGTTGCATAAATCTTGTAGAAATGGGTCAAGATTGCCATTTTGCATTGGTGAAAGAATTTGGTAAGTTGAAGGTTGACAAGAAAGAACCATATTATAAGAAAATAGAGTATTTTAAGTATTTTCTTCCAAAGACTGGACCAGGAGTGTGGAACCATTGTGTTAAAATTGTCAAAGGGATTGATGTAGcaccttctccatctcttttctAA